Proteins from a single region of Lysinibacillus sp. JNUCC-52:
- a CDS encoding 2-keto-4-pentenoate hydratase, with translation MQSIVPLTESDASLSIKDAYEIQLETVKMKLDEGRHVVGKKVGLTSVAMQKMLHVDEPDYGHILDDMVFGNEAIIKVSSMLSPKIEAEIGFVLGEDLVGPNVTFLDVMMATDYIVPTIEVIDSRVEEWRIKLIDTVADNGSSAKVIVGHEKAKVNEVDLRTASMALYKNGELLATGAGAAALGHPAHAIAWLANKLHEFGITLKKGELILPGALSAAVVVNVGDRIEAKFGGIGSVTVHFE, from the coding sequence ATGCAAAGCATCGTTCCTTTAACAGAGTCGGATGCAAGTTTAAGCATAAAGGATGCTTATGAAATACAGCTTGAAACAGTAAAAATGAAGCTGGATGAAGGTCGACACGTCGTTGGTAAAAAGGTTGGTTTAACAAGTGTAGCTATGCAAAAAATGCTCCATGTGGACGAGCCAGATTATGGTCATATATTAGATGATATGGTGTTTGGAAATGAAGCTATTATAAAAGTGTCTAGCATGCTTTCCCCAAAAATTGAGGCGGAAATTGGTTTCGTACTTGGAGAGGATTTAGTAGGACCGAATGTAACCTTTCTCGATGTCATGATGGCTACTGACTATATCGTGCCGACAATTGAAGTAATTGATAGCAGAGTAGAGGAGTGGCGCATTAAATTAATTGATACAGTAGCTGATAATGGCTCGTCTGCAAAGGTCATCGTCGGACATGAAAAGGCGAAGGTAAATGAAGTTGATTTACGGACAGCAAGCATGGCACTTTACAAAAATGGAGAGCTACTCGCGACAGGGGCAGGGGCTGCTGCACTGGGACACCCTGCACACGCTATTGCTTGGTTGGCAAATAAATTACATGAGTTTGGCATTACACTTAAAAAAGGCGAGCTTATTTTACCTGGCGCTTTATCTGCGGCAGTTGTAGTAAATGTTGGGGATAGGATTGAAGCGAAATTTGGAGGCATCGGATCAGTAACAGTTCACTTTGAATAA
- a CDS encoding aldehyde dehydrogenase — MINEKVIEGKYLKDAKLFIGGHYVEALSGETFDTINPATNEILASVANGGQEDAKRAIEVAHKTFASGVWSKMPVEERSRILCKMADLIMKNVEKLAYVETLDVGKPIRESLEFDIPRAAANFRFFAEMAKYMTHEHYDQSKHYSYVQYAPVGVTSLIIPWNLPFMQMTWKASAALAVGNTVVIKPASYTPLSAIMLGEIANEAGLPPGVLNILTGPGGIVGTEMATNPAVKRISFVGESNTGKTVMRNAAQNLIPVSLELGGKSANIVFEDADLEEAVSGSIEAIYRNQGEICLAGSRILVQESIYDQFLDKFVAAVKQIKVGNPLDMTTDMGALVSKGHLKLVDEYVKIGLAEGAKLAYGGKAVATLPEGNFYEPTVLYDVNNHMRVAQEEIFGPVPVIIPFKTEEEAIQIANDSIYGLAGVVWTNDLRRGQRVTAQIHAGLLWVNCWYVRDLRTPFGGAKASGIGREGGRHSFEFYSETKTITVKK, encoded by the coding sequence TTGATTAATGAAAAAGTAATCGAAGGAAAATATTTAAAAGATGCCAAACTATTCATTGGTGGCCATTATGTAGAAGCCTTATCAGGTGAAACTTTCGATACGATTAATCCCGCTACAAATGAAATATTAGCATCAGTAGCAAATGGCGGACAAGAAGATGCAAAGCGCGCAATAGAAGTTGCACATAAAACATTTGCTAGTGGTGTATGGAGCAAGATGCCTGTTGAGGAACGCTCCCGCATTTTATGCAAAATGGCTGATTTAATAATGAAGAATGTTGAAAAACTTGCCTATGTCGAAACGTTAGACGTAGGTAAGCCAATACGGGAGAGTCTAGAATTTGATATACCTCGAGCGGCTGCTAACTTCCGTTTCTTCGCGGAGATGGCGAAATATATGACGCACGAGCATTATGATCAAAGCAAGCATTACTCATATGTGCAGTATGCCCCAGTCGGTGTGACAAGCTTAATTATTCCGTGGAACTTGCCGTTTATGCAAATGACGTGGAAGGCATCTGCTGCTCTTGCTGTAGGTAATACCGTTGTCATCAAGCCTGCTTCTTATACACCGCTAAGTGCCATCATGCTTGGAGAAATAGCGAATGAGGCGGGATTACCTCCAGGGGTGCTAAATATTTTGACAGGTCCAGGCGGTATTGTTGGAACAGAAATGGCGACAAACCCTGCTGTGAAGAGAATCTCCTTCGTGGGTGAATCAAATACAGGAAAAACGGTTATGCGTAATGCTGCTCAAAATTTAATCCCAGTTTCGTTAGAGCTTGGTGGCAAATCAGCTAATATTGTGTTTGAAGATGCTGATTTAGAAGAAGCAGTATCAGGGTCAATCGAAGCCATTTATCGCAATCAAGGAGAAATTTGCTTAGCAGGCTCCCGAATTTTAGTGCAGGAAAGTATTTATGATCAATTTTTAGATAAATTCGTGGCAGCTGTGAAACAAATTAAAGTCGGAAACCCCCTCGATATGACAACAGATATGGGTGCTTTAGTTTCGAAGGGGCATTTAAAGCTTGTAGATGAGTATGTGAAAATTGGTCTAGCTGAAGGGGCGAAACTAGCTTACGGTGGTAAGGCTGTCGCTACATTACCTGAAGGGAACTTCTATGAGCCGACTGTTTTGTACGATGTCAATAATCATATGCGCGTTGCTCAAGAGGAAATATTTGGTCCTGTCCCTGTCATTATTCCATTTAAAACAGAAGAAGAAGCTATTCAGATAGCGAACGATTCTATTTATGGATTGGCAGGGGTAGTATGGACGAATGATTTACGGAGAGGACAGCGTGTGACAGCCCAAATTCATGCGGGCTTATTATGGGTGAATTGCTGGTATGTGCGGGATTTAAGAACTCCATTTGGTGGAGCGAAAGCTAGTGGTATTGGGCGCGAAGGCGGTCGTCATAGCTTTGAGTTCTATAGTGAAACAAAAACAATTACCGTGAAAAAATAA
- a CDS encoding RidA family protein, producing MTPEERLAQLGLELPPLRPAWGDYVGCVRTGNLLFTAGQGVDQYHGKLGRDLTTEEGYLAAQQSMLNLLSVVKHEIGELSKVKQFVKVLGMVNCTEDFIEQPKVMNGASDLIGKVFGEKGKHGRSAVGMAQLPNNTAIEIEMIIEIEE from the coding sequence ATGACACCAGAGGAAAGACTTGCACAGTTAGGACTTGAATTACCACCTTTACGTCCTGCTTGGGGAGACTATGTAGGTTGTGTAAGGACAGGCAATCTTTTATTTACCGCAGGACAGGGTGTGGATCAGTACCACGGTAAGCTAGGGAGAGATTTGACGACAGAAGAAGGTTATTTAGCAGCACAGCAATCGATGCTTAACCTACTCAGTGTAGTGAAACATGAAATAGGCGAATTAAGTAAAGTGAAGCAATTTGTCAAAGTATTAGGGATGGTAAATTGCACGGAGGATTTCATTGAGCAGCCTAAAGTAATGAATGGAGCCTCAGATTTAATTGGGAAGGTTTTCGGAGAGAAGGGTAAGCACGGGCGCTCTGCTGTTGGTATGGCTCAATTACCTAATAATACAGCAATCGAAATAGAGATGATTATTGAAATCGAAGAATAG
- a CDS encoding amidohydrolase family protein, whose product MAMRVDFHTHIIPEDIPNFVEKFGGERWPTLEKTCTCGANIMVAGKVFREVTDQVWSPEKRIQDMDAEGVDIQVLSPIPVTFSYWAEPHAAEEMARIQNDFIANTVKQYPKRFIGLGTVPLQDVEVAIREMDRCIHELGLKGIEIGTNINGKNLDDPAFTAFFEMAEKWQVPLFIHPWETLGKDRMPRHNFMYTVGMPSETALAAASLINGGVIEKFPKLKVCFAHGGGSFPYILPRLDQGWKVWPHLRLTSKPPSYYAKNFYFDSLNYDPLNLQYLIDRFGADKIVMGSDYPFLLREIPPGKIVDETLHLSEEQRRDILGRNALAFLNIEIKEEIES is encoded by the coding sequence ATGGCAATGCGAGTAGATTTCCATACGCATATTATTCCAGAGGATATTCCTAACTTTGTGGAGAAGTTTGGCGGAGAGCGCTGGCCAACATTAGAAAAAACATGTACATGTGGTGCGAATATTATGGTGGCAGGAAAAGTGTTTAGAGAAGTGACAGACCAAGTATGGAGCCCAGAAAAACGCATACAGGATATGGATGCTGAAGGGGTGGATATACAAGTATTGTCCCCGATTCCTGTGACGTTTTCCTATTGGGCTGAGCCACATGCGGCAGAGGAAATGGCTCGTATTCAAAACGACTTTATTGCGAATACGGTGAAGCAATATCCGAAGCGATTTATCGGTCTTGGCACAGTGCCACTCCAAGATGTAGAGGTAGCTATTCGTGAAATGGATCGTTGCATACATGAGCTAGGGCTTAAAGGCATCGAAATCGGGACGAATATAAACGGCAAAAATTTAGACGACCCAGCTTTTACAGCATTTTTCGAAATGGCGGAGAAATGGCAAGTTCCTTTATTTATTCACCCGTGGGAAACGCTTGGGAAGGACCGAATGCCACGTCATAATTTTATGTACACGGTAGGAATGCCAAGTGAAACTGCGCTTGCTGCTGCTAGTCTTATTAACGGTGGAGTTATCGAAAAATTCCCAAAACTTAAAGTGTGTTTTGCACACGGTGGCGGCTCTTTTCCTTATATTTTACCTCGCTTAGATCAAGGGTGGAAAGTATGGCCGCATCTACGCTTAACGAGTAAACCACCGAGCTATTATGCGAAAAATTTCTATTTTGATTCTTTAAATTATGATCCGCTAAATCTTCAATATTTAATCGATCGATTTGGAGCAGACAAAATTGTGATGGGCTCAGACTATCCCTTCTTATTAAGGGAAATCCCACCAGGGAAGATAGTGGATGAGACACTTCATCTTTCAGAAGAACAAAGAAGGGATATTTTAGGAAGAAATGCCCTAGCCTTTTTAAATATCGAGATAAAGGAAGAGATCGAATCATGA
- a CDS encoding 3-hydroxyanthranilate 3,4-dioxygenase, whose translation MATLQAFNLLKWIEENKHSLKPPVNNKVLWEDSEFICMILGGPNRRRDFHVDPSDEFFYQIKGDCFVEVINEGKREVITIKEGEVFMLPANVPHSPHRIADTYGLVVERKRAEGELEDFVWFCENCDQQMHKKTVQLTDIETQVKGAIEEFNGSLELRTCKNCGHVMSEEVSLWQCE comes from the coding sequence ATGGCAACATTACAAGCATTTAATCTATTAAAATGGATCGAAGAAAATAAGCATTCTTTAAAGCCACCTGTTAACAATAAAGTGCTATGGGAGGATTCGGAGTTTATTTGTATGATTTTGGGCGGACCTAATCGCCGTCGTGATTTCCATGTCGATCCATCTGATGAGTTCTTTTATCAAATTAAAGGCGATTGCTTCGTTGAGGTAATTAATGAAGGAAAGCGTGAAGTGATTACAATTAAAGAAGGGGAAGTGTTCATGCTACCAGCCAATGTGCCGCACTCTCCTCATCGAATTGCTGACACATATGGACTTGTCGTAGAAAGGAAGCGAGCAGAGGGAGAGCTAGAGGACTTCGTATGGTTCTGTGAAAACTGTGATCAACAAATGCACAAAAAAACAGTGCAATTAACAGATATCGAAACACAAGTGAAAGGTGCAATTGAAGAATTCAATGGTAGTTTAGAGCTGCGCACATGTAAAAATTGCGGTCATGTAATGTCTGAAGAAGTGAGTTTATGGCAATGCGAGTAG
- a CDS encoding amino acid permease, whose translation MSQDNRLQDIVEREKGLSQSLTTRQLTMIAIGGAIGTGLFLGSGLAIGLAGPSVIISYTIGALIALLLMGCLAEMTVAHPVTGSFGAYAEKYINPWAGFTVRYSYWFSLVCAIGTEVTAVAVYMKYWFPTVPAIVWIVLFAAVLMYVNATTVKLFGAVEYWFSIIKVAAIVGFIILAVYVIVGADSSAAIGTQNYTNDGGFFPNGVWGMWIAIFVSLFSYLSIEMIAVSAGEAKDPEKAVPIALRSAVVRLVLFYLLTLSLMLMIVPWGMAGIDKSPFVKVMEIMNIPGAAAIMNFVVLVAALSAMNSQLYISTRMMFSLSRGGYAPKVLGKLNSKNVPSVALFASVIGIAIATIFTVVRPDAAFATMISLSSFGAMFAWFMIFITHLFFRKKWNETNGRKLPVRMIGYPYLTIFGAVLLTSVVLSTWFSPDFKATLTLGFPWLIFITVCYFFWKKANTKSSVIVEDTTESSGSGII comes from the coding sequence ATGTCACAAGACAATCGTTTGCAAGATATCGTTGAAAGAGAAAAGGGATTAAGTCAGAGCTTAACGACACGTCAGTTGACGATGATTGCCATTGGTGGAGCAATCGGGACCGGGTTATTTTTAGGAAGTGGCTTGGCAATTGGCTTGGCAGGGCCAAGTGTCATTATTAGCTATACAATCGGTGCATTAATTGCATTATTACTTATGGGCTGCTTAGCAGAAATGACTGTAGCTCATCCAGTGACAGGGTCGTTTGGTGCCTATGCTGAGAAGTATATTAATCCGTGGGCTGGCTTTACGGTACGCTATTCGTATTGGTTTAGTTTAGTATGTGCAATCGGGACGGAGGTTACAGCTGTAGCCGTTTATATGAAGTATTGGTTTCCGACCGTGCCTGCCATCGTTTGGATAGTCTTGTTTGCAGCAGTGCTTATGTATGTCAACGCAACAACGGTCAAATTATTTGGTGCTGTTGAATATTGGTTTTCAATCATTAAAGTGGCTGCGATTGTTGGATTTATTATTCTAGCGGTATATGTCATTGTTGGCGCGGATAGTAGCGCAGCTATTGGTACTCAAAATTATACAAATGACGGTGGATTCTTCCCTAATGGGGTATGGGGAATGTGGATTGCTATATTTGTATCGTTGTTCAGTTATTTAAGTATTGAAATGATTGCTGTTAGTGCTGGTGAAGCAAAGGATCCGGAAAAAGCAGTGCCGATCGCGCTTCGTTCAGCCGTTGTTCGACTTGTACTGTTTTACTTATTAACTCTTTCTTTAATGCTGATGATCGTGCCTTGGGGGATGGCAGGAATCGATAAGAGTCCATTCGTAAAAGTAATGGAAATTATGAATATCCCAGGAGCAGCAGCTATTATGAATTTCGTCGTACTTGTAGCAGCGCTTTCTGCGATGAATAGTCAATTATATATTTCTACACGTATGATGTTTTCTTTATCAAGAGGTGGCTATGCCCCGAAAGTATTAGGTAAATTAAATAGTAAAAACGTACCTTCAGTTGCATTATTTGCTTCTGTTATCGGTATCGCCATCGCGACAATTTTTACAGTTGTCAGACCAGATGCAGCTTTTGCAACGATGATTTCGCTTTCTAGCTTTGGTGCGATGTTTGCTTGGTTTATGATTTTTATTACACACCTGTTCTTCCGTAAAAAATGGAATGAAACGAACGGGCGCAAATTACCAGTAAGAATGATTGGTTATCCGTACTTAACAATTTTCGGAGCAGTCCTGTTAACGTCTGTTGTACTATCAACGTGGTTCTCACCAGACTTTAAAGCTACATTAACACTAGGGTTCCCTTGGTTAATCTTTATTACAGTTTGTTACTTCTTCTGGAAGAAGGCGAACACGAAATCTTCGGTTATTGTAGAAGATACTACAGAGAGCTCAGGAAGCGGGATTATTTAG
- the kynU gene encoding kynureninase: MRESVYKNEQAKQYDANDSFRSYRDEFYLQSGVIYMDGNSLGLMSKRAERNVSELMESWKAYGIKGWTTGKYPWFFISEKLGEMCAPLIGAEKNEVIIAGSTTSNIHQAVATFYKPEGRRTKILADELTFPSDIYALQSQIKLKGYDPDEHLVRVKSRDGKLILEEDIIAAMTDEIALILLPTVLYRSGQLLDIKRLTAEAHARGICIGFDACHSIGAIPHYFSEWNVDFAIWCNYKYLNGGPGSVAGLYVNKKHFGIHPGLAGWYSSKKDKQFDMAHTLDVEESVGAFQMGTPHVLSLAPIIGSLEMFAEAGIKNIRQKSLKLTRYMMDLIEQELTELGFSIGNPDEDDRRGGHVCLEHDEAVRICKALIDKGVIPDFRPPNIIRLAPIAFYTSFEEVWETVEILKAIVTEKQYEKYGKERNVVS; encoded by the coding sequence ATTAGAGAAAGCGTTTACAAAAATGAGCAAGCAAAACAATATGATGCGAATGATTCATTTCGATCATACCGCGATGAATTTTATTTACAATCAGGTGTTATTTACATGGATGGCAATTCCTTAGGCTTAATGTCCAAAAGAGCAGAGAGAAATGTCAGTGAATTAATGGAATCGTGGAAAGCATATGGGATTAAAGGGTGGACAACTGGTAAGTATCCATGGTTTTTCATTTCAGAGAAGCTCGGAGAAATGTGTGCACCGCTAATCGGAGCTGAGAAAAACGAAGTCATTATTGCTGGTTCTACGACTTCCAATATTCATCAAGCTGTCGCAACATTTTATAAACCAGAAGGGCGACGAACAAAAATTTTAGCGGATGAATTAACATTTCCATCAGATATTTATGCGCTACAAAGTCAAATAAAGTTAAAAGGCTATGATCCAGATGAGCATTTAGTACGTGTGAAAAGTCGTGATGGCAAGCTAATTTTAGAAGAGGATATTATCGCGGCGATGACAGATGAGATAGCGCTCATATTGCTGCCAACTGTCCTTTACAGAAGTGGTCAGCTACTAGATATAAAACGCTTAACTGCCGAAGCACATGCAAGAGGCATTTGCATTGGCTTTGATGCTTGTCATTCCATTGGGGCAATTCCGCATTACTTCAGTGAGTGGAATGTTGATTTTGCTATATGGTGTAACTATAAGTATCTCAACGGTGGTCCTGGTTCAGTCGCTGGCTTGTATGTGAATAAAAAGCATTTCGGCATTCATCCTGGCTTAGCTGGCTGGTACAGCTCCAAAAAAGATAAACAGTTTGATATGGCACATACATTAGATGTGGAAGAATCTGTAGGGGCATTTCAAATGGGTACACCGCACGTGCTGAGCTTAGCCCCTATAATCGGCTCATTAGAAATGTTTGCGGAGGCTGGTATCAAAAATATTCGTCAAAAATCATTAAAGCTTACACGATATATGATGGACTTAATCGAGCAAGAGCTAACTGAGCTTGGCTTTTCAATTGGCAATCCAGATGAAGATGATAGACGAGGGGGGCATGTTTGCTTAGAGCATGATGAGGCGGTTCGAATTTGCAAAGCTTTAATTGATAAGGGTGTCATTCCAGACTTTAGACCGCCTAATATTATTCGTCTCGCACCAATCGCCTTTTATACATCATTCGAGGAGGTGTGGGAAACCGTCGAAATATTAAAGGCAATCGTGACAGAAAAGCAATATGAAAAGTACGGGAAGGAAAGAAATGTAGTATCTTAA